In one Natronosalvus amylolyticus genomic region, the following are encoded:
- a CDS encoding DUF6541 family protein codes for MNRTILNTVLAVGFLALALAIGVARRSPPSGYEPSIYTATPTLTWLGVGLALAIAIGLTIGTRGPYQVGAMALGGLTVTTVVSIPVIRNYHFQGMGDALTHLGWVRDFTQGTMTPHELFYPGLHSIATTVHIAGGISMERAVIMSVILLFVPFVVFVPLIARAITGTAGAAGFAAIVSWMVLPVNNVATHMGPHTNSNALFLVPVALFALVAYLGRRGGLERLPFGISPFTFLLIFVGAGILLVHPQQMVNVVVVFAALAGVQMLASLRSANHPISTHPRMHTPAALLGVLFVLWAAANERFRRAFSGLVYGLFVQDIGTGSEVGQRGGSLTEIGGSLVELFVLMFLVAAIIGTIAALFVLSNWLGRTQLDSDARAYITYLALATVPLFAMFIVYFFGTPTMAFRQVGFIYVLLTILGGIALAHLFGWLSGFLTTPGSNALAAIFVSACLVLTLMTLFASPTIYQPTQHVTEQQQFGYDTALETRADERLFAGFGYGISRYGDAYHGTEAGTEINYDGGAGGQVLVEEFEAGNYSGAYHGTDYYFTVSAYDETRELEVYQELHHSREALESIEQDPGVNRLVSNNEFRMYEVEGE; via the coding sequence ATGAACCGGACGATACTCAATACCGTCCTCGCGGTGGGTTTCCTCGCTCTGGCGCTCGCGATTGGCGTCGCTCGGCGGTCGCCGCCGTCGGGGTACGAGCCGTCGATTTATACTGCCACACCGACGCTCACCTGGCTGGGCGTCGGTCTCGCCCTGGCAATCGCGATTGGGCTGACGATCGGGACGCGAGGGCCATATCAGGTCGGGGCAATGGCACTCGGGGGGCTGACGGTAACGACCGTCGTGAGCATCCCAGTGATTCGTAACTATCACTTCCAGGGGATGGGCGACGCCCTCACGCACCTCGGCTGGGTTCGGGATTTCACGCAGGGTACGATGACACCCCACGAACTGTTCTATCCGGGGCTGCACTCGATCGCTACTACCGTCCACATAGCGGGTGGAATTTCGATGGAGCGAGCGGTGATTATGTCCGTTATTCTTCTGTTCGTTCCGTTCGTCGTCTTCGTTCCGCTCATTGCTCGAGCGATTACCGGAACCGCCGGTGCGGCCGGATTCGCGGCTATCGTCTCCTGGATGGTTCTACCGGTTAACAACGTCGCGACCCACATGGGACCGCATACGAACTCGAACGCGCTGTTCCTCGTTCCAGTGGCGCTGTTCGCGCTAGTTGCGTATCTGGGTCGGCGAGGTGGCCTCGAGCGGTTGCCCTTTGGCATCTCGCCGTTTACGTTTCTGCTCATCTTCGTGGGAGCGGGGATTCTGCTGGTACACCCACAGCAGATGGTCAACGTCGTCGTCGTGTTCGCAGCACTCGCCGGCGTCCAGATGCTCGCGAGCCTTCGTTCCGCGAACCATCCAATCTCGACGCATCCACGAATGCACACGCCCGCTGCGCTTCTGGGCGTGCTCTTCGTCCTGTGGGCTGCCGCGAACGAGCGTTTCCGAAGGGCGTTTTCCGGGCTGGTATATGGCCTTTTCGTGCAGGATATCGGTACCGGTTCCGAGGTCGGACAACGGGGTGGGTCGCTAACTGAAATCGGTGGCAGCCTCGTCGAGCTGTTCGTCCTTATGTTTCTCGTGGCAGCGATTATCGGTACCATAGCCGCCCTGTTCGTCCTTTCAAACTGGCTCGGACGAACGCAACTCGATAGCGATGCTCGGGCGTACATTACGTACCTGGCACTGGCAACCGTGCCGCTTTTCGCCATGTTCATCGTGTATTTCTTCGGGACGCCGACGATGGCGTTCAGACAGGTGGGCTTCATTTACGTCCTCCTGACGATACTCGGCGGCATCGCGCTGGCACACCTGTTCGGCTGGCTTTCCGGCTTCCTGACGACCCCGGGTTCGAACGCACTCGCCGCCATCTTCGTCTCGGCGTGTCTCGTCCTCACACTCATGACGCTGTTTGCGTCACCGACGATCTATCAGCCGACCCAGCACGTCACCGAACAACAGCAGTTCGGCTACGACACGGCTCTCGAGACCCGAGCAGACGAACGACTCTTCGCCGGGTTCGGCTACGGAATCAGCCGGTATGGAGACGCCTACCACGGAACTGAGGCAGGGACCGAGATCAACTATGACGGTGGTGCAGGTGGACAGGTCCTAGTCGAGGAGTTCGAAGCCGGCAATTACAGTGGTGCCTATCACGGGACAGACTACTACTTCACCGTGAGCGCCTACGACGAGACGCGTGAACTCGAGGTGTATCAGGAACTTCATCACTCCCGTGAAGCCCTCGAGTCCATCGAACAGGACCCCGGTGTCAATCGACTCGTCTCGAACAACGAATTCAGGATGTACGAAGTTGAAGGAGAGTAG
- a CDS encoding DoxX family protein has translation MFEAAGADVAFLLARVLFGGILAFMGLNHFLNLESMAGYAEFKGLPAPKLSVLASGGLLIFGGFSVIAGVLPAIGAGALALFLLVSAVKMHDFWNAEGEDAQNEMTSFLKNVYGAGAALAFLAVSNASWPYALNIGL, from the coding sequence ATGTTCGAAGCTGCCGGGGCTGACGTCGCGTTCTTGCTCGCTCGAGTGCTGTTCGGCGGGATTCTCGCGTTTATGGGGCTAAATCACTTTCTGAACCTCGAGTCGATGGCAGGCTACGCGGAATTCAAGGGTCTCCCCGCACCGAAACTCTCGGTCCTCGCAAGCGGTGGATTGCTAATTTTCGGTGGATTCTCCGTGATTGCAGGCGTTCTGCCAGCGATCGGAGCCGGAGCCCTCGCTCTGTTCTTGCTCGTCTCCGCCGTGAAGATGCACGACTTCTGGAACGCCGAGGGCGAAGACGCCCAGAACGAGATGACCAGTTTCCTCAAGAACGTTTACGGTGCGGGTGCCGCCCTCGCGTTTCTCGCAGTGAGTAACGCGAGTTGGCCGTACGCGTTGAATATCGGCCTCTAA